One genomic segment of Acidobacteriota bacterium includes these proteins:
- a CDS encoding hydantoinase/oxoprolinase family protein, producing the protein MAYRLGVDVGGTFTDLILIDDASGATFRVKTPSTPADPSQGVLTGVRRILDESGAEPGALSHVMHGTTVATNAVLEGKGSRVGLITTRGFGQILHLARSQTPGPLAGWMIMIKPEPPAALEDTREAVERMDARGEVVVALDEEQVRATVRDLVDSGVESLTVSLINSYANPDHERRIGAIIAELYPDFPVTLSSDVLPEFREYERTLTACMNSYVRPKVASYIHNLESALRDGGVTGSVNILRSDAGLMSTQVTQEKPVYGILSGPSGGVAGALAVAQRAGFDNILTFDMGGTSTDVALCENGQPTLARETELGHFRVKVPSVNVHSVGAGGGSIAHVPELTKALRVGPQSAGADPGPACYGRGGTEPAVTDANVVVGHLPPRLIGGEMQLDVAAAETAVGTIAEALGLELHAAAQGILDIVNENMAGALRLVSVQRGYDPRDFALVAFGGAGPLHANAVAALMGAFPVLVPPGPGLLCANGDLVADFREEFARTYIRNVDQVTPAEVAGVLRELGDEADAWLEREGGLVEQRRVDYNVDMRYYRQGYEIPIAVKPGEIEVQGVELLAERFNALHEQFYGYRMDDTVCEIVNLRAVGVGSVPEPPTTAGETITGPNPAAAVVEEHKVYFEGEWLPTLIYDRSLLRPGNRIAGPAIVTEFDSTTVVLAGYVAEVDLHLNLLIRPQEAGQ; encoded by the coding sequence ATGGCGTATCGCCTCGGGGTGGACGTCGGTGGCACGTTCACTGACCTGATCCTGATCGACGACGCGAGCGGCGCGACGTTTCGGGTGAAGACACCCTCGACGCCGGCCGATCCGTCGCAGGGTGTGTTGACCGGCGTGCGCCGGATTCTGGACGAGAGCGGCGCCGAGCCCGGGGCGCTCTCCCACGTCATGCACGGCACGACGGTGGCGACCAACGCGGTGCTCGAGGGCAAGGGCTCGCGGGTCGGCTTGATCACCACCCGGGGCTTCGGCCAGATCCTGCACCTGGCGCGCTCCCAGACTCCCGGCCCGCTGGCCGGTTGGATGATCATGATCAAGCCGGAGCCGCCGGCGGCTCTCGAGGACACCCGAGAGGCGGTCGAGCGCATGGATGCTCGCGGCGAGGTGGTGGTGGCCCTCGACGAGGAGCAGGTACGGGCGACGGTGCGCGACCTGGTGGACTCGGGCGTCGAGTCGCTCACCGTGTCGCTGATCAACTCCTACGCCAATCCAGACCACGAGCGCCGCATCGGGGCGATCATCGCCGAGCTCTATCCGGACTTTCCGGTCACCCTGTCCTCGGACGTGCTGCCCGAGTTCCGCGAGTACGAGCGCACCTTGACGGCCTGCATGAACTCCTATGTGCGGCCGAAGGTGGCGAGCTACATCCACAACCTCGAGAGCGCCCTGCGCGACGGCGGGGTCACCGGCTCGGTCAACATCCTGCGTTCGGACGCCGGCCTGATGAGCACCCAGGTGACCCAGGAAAAGCCCGTCTACGGCATTCTCTCGGGACCCTCCGGCGGCGTCGCCGGCGCCCTGGCGGTGGCCCAGCGGGCCGGCTTCGACAACATCCTGACCTTCGACATGGGGGGCACCTCGACGGATGTCGCCCTGTGCGAGAACGGTCAGCCGACGCTGGCGCGGGAGACCGAGCTCGGCCATTTCCGGGTCAAGGTGCCGAGCGTCAACGTGCACTCGGTGGGTGCCGGCGGCGGCTCCATCGCCCACGTTCCGGAGCTCACCAAGGCGCTGCGCGTCGGGCCGCAGTCGGCCGGTGCCGATCCCGGGCCGGCCTGCTACGGCCGCGGCGGCACGGAACCGGCGGTGACCGACGCCAACGTCGTGGTCGGCCACCTGCCGCCGCGCTTGATCGGTGGCGAGATGCAGCTCGATGTCGCCGCCGCCGAGACCGCCGTCGGCACCATCGCCGAGGCTCTCGGTCTGGAGCTCCACGCCGCCGCCCAGGGCATTCTCGACATCGTCAACGAGAACATGGCCGGTGCCCTGCGGCTGGTGTCGGTGCAGCGTGGCTATGACCCGCGGGACTTCGCGCTGGTGGCCTTCGGTGGCGCCGGTCCGCTGCACGCCAATGCCGTGGCCGCCCTGATGGGCGCCTTTCCGGTGTTGGTGCCGCCGGGGCCGGGCCTGCTGTGTGCCAACGGTGACCTGGTGGCCGATTTCCGCGAAGAGTTCGCCCGCACTTACATCCGCAACGTCGACCAGGTGACCCCGGCGGAGGTCGCCGGGGTGCTGCGCGAGCTGGGCGACGAAGCCGACGCCTGGCTCGAACGCGAAGGTGGCCTGGTGGAGCAGCGGCGGGTCGACTACAACGTCGACATGCGCTACTACCGCCAGGGCTACGAGATTCCCATCGCGGTCAAGCCGGGAGAGATCGAAGTGCAGGGTGTCGAGCTGCTGGCGGAGCGTTTCAACGCCCTGCACGAGCAGTTCTACGGCTACCGCATGGACGACACCGTGTGCGAGATCGTCAACCTGCGGGCGGTGGGCGTCGGCTCGGTGCCGGAGCCGCCGACGACCGCCGGCGAGACCATCACCGGTCCCAATCCCGCCGCCGCGGTGGTCGAGGAGCACAAGGTCTACTTCGAGGGTGAGTGGTTGCCGACCCTGATCTACGACCGCTCCCTGCTGCGGCCGGGCAACCGCATCGCCGGCCCGGCGATCGTCACCGAATTCGACTCCACCACGGTGGTGCTCGCCGGCTATGTCGCCGAGGTCGATCTCCACCTGAATCTACTCATCCGTCCCCAGGAGGCCGGCCAATGA
- a CDS encoding cation-transporting P-type ATPase, with protein MTTESAPGAMPQPEAGNWHALPAADLLEALGTSSTGLSQAEAARRLERFGPNEGAPPERDPWYRILGRQLSSVVVLLLAVAALVAAAFGETAEAVAVGVVLLINVVIGFVVELRARGAMEALEDLEVPEALVLRDGRELALAARELVPGDVVVLAAGDAVPADSRLLVGSELSTIEAALTGESLPVVKSVDPVPEDTVLAERCSMVYRGTLVAAGDGRALVVATGGRSELGRIRELLVSLRSEPTPLEQRLTVLGRRMVVVALGLGAVVAAVGILRGNELWLMLETGLALAIAAVPEGLPVVTTITLALGLQRMAARQALVRRLPAVETLGSATVVCSDKTGTLTSGRMSATTLWTSERELDLGAQPAGSVPTARAALHCAAQANRAALDPEGEEGVGDPTEVALLAAARRAGLERSALLAAEPETGEVPFSSRRMLMATFHRPIEGGREGDVIYVKGAARALISRATSLLGPGATLQPLDDAGRDRLLEVNGELAGRGLRVLALARGTLAAGCAADEEALSNLTFLGLIGLFDPPSEGVAETIEALRDAGVRTIMLTGDQARTAEAVGRSLSILGPGQHVVDGRELPRETEELSSTLATLGGLSRVTPKDKLRVVRAFQQAGDVVAMLGDGVNDAPALRQADIGVAMGGRGTDVARQAADIVLADDRFETIAVALREGRTIFTNIRRFVFYLFSCNLAEILVLFVSGLLGLPLPLLPLQLLWLNLVTDVFPALALAVEPAPAGIMSEPPRPPREGILTRDFTARIAGYAVVLTIATLGAFVLTLEAGGPAATERAVTVAFASLAFGQLFHLFNARSGGRPLGLRRLLTNRWAWGAVVLVAALQLAALFLPWLQRPLGTVALEAGDWLRVAVASILPLLVGQALAWFRPRKER; from the coding sequence GTGACCACAGAATCCGCGCCCGGGGCGATGCCCCAGCCGGAGGCCGGGAACTGGCATGCCCTGCCCGCTGCGGATCTTCTCGAGGCCCTCGGTACGTCTTCCACCGGACTTAGCCAAGCCGAGGCGGCACGACGACTCGAGCGTTTCGGGCCGAATGAGGGCGCTCCTCCGGAGCGCGATCCCTGGTACCGCATTCTCGGCCGCCAGCTCAGCAGTGTGGTGGTGCTGCTGCTGGCGGTGGCGGCGCTGGTCGCCGCCGCCTTCGGTGAAACCGCCGAGGCGGTGGCTGTTGGTGTCGTGCTGCTGATCAACGTGGTTATCGGCTTCGTCGTCGAGCTGCGGGCTCGCGGGGCGATGGAAGCCCTGGAGGATTTGGAGGTTCCCGAGGCGCTGGTGTTGCGCGATGGGCGCGAGCTGGCCCTCGCGGCCCGCGAGCTGGTGCCCGGTGATGTCGTGGTGCTCGCTGCCGGCGACGCGGTTCCCGCCGATTCTCGTTTGCTGGTCGGCTCCGAGCTGAGCACGATCGAAGCCGCTCTCACCGGCGAATCGCTGCCGGTGGTCAAGTCGGTGGACCCGGTCCCCGAGGACACGGTCCTCGCCGAACGCTGCTCCATGGTCTATCGCGGAACGCTGGTCGCCGCCGGCGACGGTCGCGCCCTGGTGGTCGCCACCGGAGGACGGTCGGAGCTGGGTCGCATCCGCGAGCTGTTGGTTTCTCTACGCTCCGAGCCGACTCCCCTCGAGCAGCGGCTGACGGTGCTCGGGCGCCGCATGGTGGTGGTCGCCTTGGGGTTGGGGGCGGTGGTTGCCGCGGTCGGGATTCTGCGTGGCAACGAGCTGTGGCTGATGCTCGAAACCGGCCTCGCTCTTGCCATTGCGGCAGTTCCCGAGGGCCTGCCGGTGGTGACCACCATCACCTTGGCTCTCGGTCTGCAGCGGATGGCCGCTCGCCAGGCGTTGGTGAGGCGGTTGCCGGCCGTCGAGACCCTCGGCTCGGCCACCGTGGTCTGCAGCGACAAGACCGGCACATTGACCTCGGGCCGCATGTCGGCCACTACCTTGTGGACCTCTGAGCGGGAGCTCGATCTCGGGGCGCAGCCGGCCGGCAGCGTGCCCACTGCCCGGGCCGCACTTCACTGCGCGGCGCAGGCGAACCGTGCGGCCCTGGATCCCGAAGGTGAAGAGGGTGTCGGCGATCCTACGGAGGTAGCCCTGTTGGCGGCCGCGCGGCGCGCCGGCCTCGAACGCTCCGCTCTGCTCGCGGCCGAGCCGGAGACAGGCGAGGTTCCCTTCTCGAGTCGGCGCATGTTGATGGCGACCTTCCATCGTCCGATCGAGGGTGGTCGGGAAGGCGACGTCATCTACGTCAAAGGCGCGGCCCGGGCTCTGATCTCTCGGGCGACGTCTCTGCTCGGGCCGGGCGCAACGTTGCAGCCCCTCGATGACGCCGGTCGGGACCGTTTGCTCGAAGTCAACGGCGAGCTGGCGGGCCGCGGTCTGCGCGTTCTGGCTTTGGCTCGCGGCACCTTGGCCGCCGGTTGCGCCGCCGACGAAGAGGCCTTGTCGAACCTGACCTTCCTCGGCCTCATCGGTCTCTTCGACCCACCTTCGGAAGGCGTCGCCGAGACCATCGAGGCGCTGCGGGATGCCGGCGTCCGCACCATCATGCTGACCGGCGACCAGGCGCGAACTGCGGAAGCGGTCGGGCGCAGCCTGTCGATTCTGGGCCCGGGCCAACATGTCGTCGATGGCCGGGAGCTGCCCCGCGAGACCGAGGAGCTGAGCTCGACCCTGGCTACCCTCGGCGGACTCAGCCGGGTGACGCCGAAAGACAAGCTGCGGGTGGTGCGAGCCTTTCAACAGGCGGGAGACGTGGTCGCCATGCTCGGCGACGGGGTCAACGATGCCCCGGCACTGCGCCAGGCCGACATCGGGGTGGCGATGGGAGGTCGCGGCACCGACGTCGCGCGCCAGGCGGCAGATATCGTGCTTGCCGACGATCGCTTCGAGACCATCGCCGTGGCCCTGCGCGAAGGGCGCACCATCTTCACCAACATCCGGCGCTTCGTCTTTTACCTCTTCTCCTGCAATCTCGCCGAGATCTTGGTGCTGTTCGTCTCCGGCTTGCTGGGCCTGCCGCTGCCCTTGCTGCCGTTGCAGCTCCTCTGGCTCAACCTGGTCACCGACGTCTTCCCGGCCCTCGCCCTCGCCGTCGAGCCGGCGCCGGCGGGAATCATGAGCGAGCCGCCACGGCCGCCCAGGGAAGGCATTCTGACCCGTGATTTCACCGCTCGCATCGCCGGCTACGCCGTCGTCCTCACCATCGCCACCCTCGGAGCCTTCGTCCTTACTCTCGAGGCCGGCGGACCTGCGGCGACCGAGCGCGCCGTCACCGTCGCCTTCGCCAGCCTCGCCTTCGGCCAACTCTTCCACCTTTTCAACGCCCGCAGCGGAGGCCGGCCGCTCGGCTTGCGGCGCCTTCTGACCAACCGCTGGGCATGGGGAGCCGTCGTGCTGGTGGCGGCTCTCCAGCTCGCGGCACTCTTCCTTCCTTGGTTGCAGAGGCCTCTCGGAACCGTCGCCCTCGAAGCCGGCGACTGGCTGCGGGTGGCTGTGGCTTCCATCCTGCCGCTGCTCGTGGGGCAGGCCTTGGCCTGGTTTCGGCCAAGGAAGGAACGGTAG
- a CDS encoding delta-class carbonic anhydrase codes for MKTLRILGVVVCGLLLAAVAGAEICQGFGPQTPRDIDQKAGENARIFSFAPSHSQMNLCNIHFHNHAEHKAADYSIDAGPGDGGYGGGFQCNDTPKLAAKALRPVSDKVCKGIKPGDTIEVHWVFSSCDVTPGEGLGSCLSDACANPNLRVEAQVFLLVNDSDAADFADFIYGGNVVDGYHQPKAVPADTGDPVQFLGSTTGPSFDASKKCSPLQVSWSVRPRCAELDINSVHAWCKDNVFNEDHAHGVRVLVTDTRLLSAIE; via the coding sequence ATGAAGACACTCAGGATACTGGGAGTGGTGGTGTGCGGACTCCTTCTCGCGGCGGTCGCGGGAGCCGAGATCTGCCAGGGCTTCGGGCCGCAGACGCCTCGCGACATCGACCAGAAGGCCGGCGAGAACGCCCGGATCTTCTCCTTCGCGCCGTCGCATTCGCAGATGAACCTCTGCAACATCCACTTCCACAACCACGCCGAGCACAAGGCAGCCGACTACTCGATCGATGCCGGCCCCGGAGACGGTGGCTATGGCGGCGGCTTCCAGTGCAACGACACGCCGAAGCTGGCGGCCAAGGCCTTGCGTCCGGTGTCCGACAAGGTCTGCAAGGGCATCAAGCCGGGCGACACCATCGAGGTCCACTGGGTGTTCTCGTCCTGCGACGTCACTCCCGGCGAGGGTCTCGGCTCCTGCCTGTCGGACGCCTGCGCCAATCCCAACCTGAGGGTCGAGGCCCAGGTCTTCTTGCTGGTCAACGATTCCGACGCCGCCGACTTCGCCGACTTCATCTACGGCGGCAACGTCGTCGATGGCTATCACCAGCCGAAGGCGGTTCCTGCCGACACCGGCGACCCGGTCCAGTTCCTCGGCTCGACCACCGGCCCGAGTTTCGACGCCAGCAAGAAGTGCTCGCCCCTGCAGGTGAGCTGGAGCGTGCGGCCGCGCTGCGCCGAGCTCGACATCAACAGTGTCCACGCCTGGTGCAAGGACAACGTCTTCAACGAAGACCACGCCCACGGCGTGCGTGTCCTGGTCACCGACACGCGCTTGCTGTCGGCGATCGAGTAG
- a CDS encoding AAA family ATPase, whose amino-acid sequence MADNLARSVAPAALPPAPPIAALPAARRRLDSHRCTDDLRPLADTLERRIKGQDSALGALVNAFSRPLSGLKDPNRPHLSALLLGPTGIGKTETAKAVAEGIFGNEASLVRINCEEFAHSHEVAKILGSPPGYVGNHVEPLLSQNRLDQGHRQAVEKAGERFLAERMRTTEDGFVSVVLFDEIEKAHPVLWSSLLGILEDGILTLGNNTTTSFHQSIIFVTSNVGGREMAQLLEKPTMGFGGEEVPVELDLSDAAVKAAENQFPLELLNRFDEVLVYSALGRDELEAIFDKFLAEIHERALKQADVPLLLRLSPAARELLLSTGSDMRYGARPLRRAVERLLVDPLSRLIASRQIQGGDVLEIEAEDDGLAFYRSGMAADEVVA is encoded by the coding sequence ATGGCCGACAACCTCGCTCGCTCCGTCGCTCCCGCAGCACTCCCTCCCGCGCCACCGATCGCGGCCCTGCCCGCCGCTCGCCGGCGCCTCGACTCCCACCGCTGTACCGACGATCTTCGCCCCCTCGCCGACACCCTGGAGCGTCGCATCAAGGGTCAGGACAGCGCCCTCGGAGCTCTCGTCAACGCGTTCTCCCGCCCCCTTTCGGGGCTGAAGGATCCCAACCGTCCGCACCTCAGCGCCCTGCTCCTCGGGCCGACCGGCATCGGCAAGACGGAAACCGCCAAGGCGGTGGCCGAAGGCATCTTCGGCAACGAGGCCAGCCTGGTGCGGATCAACTGTGAAGAGTTCGCCCACAGCCACGAGGTCGCCAAGATCCTGGGTTCGCCACCGGGATACGTGGGCAATCATGTCGAGCCGCTACTGAGCCAGAACCGCCTCGATCAAGGCCATCGCCAGGCGGTGGAGAAGGCCGGTGAGCGCTTTCTCGCCGAGCGCATGCGGACCACCGAGGACGGCTTCGTCTCGGTGGTGCTCTTCGACGAGATCGAGAAGGCCCATCCGGTCCTCTGGTCGTCGCTCCTCGGGATTCTCGAGGACGGCATCCTGACCCTCGGCAACAACACCACCACCAGCTTCCACCAGTCGATCATCTTCGTCACATCGAACGTCGGTGGCCGGGAGATGGCCCAGCTCCTCGAAAAGCCGACCATGGGTTTCGGGGGCGAGGAAGTACCGGTGGAGCTCGACCTTTCGGACGCTGCCGTCAAGGCCGCCGAGAACCAGTTTCCCCTCGAGCTCCTCAACCGCTTCGACGAGGTCCTGGTGTACTCGGCCCTCGGCCGCGACGAGCTCGAGGCGATCTTCGACAAGTTCCTGGCGGAGATCCACGAGCGCGCCCTCAAACAGGCCGACGTACCGCTGCTGCTGCGCCTCAGCCCGGCGGCGCGCGAGCTCCTGCTCAGCACCGGCAGCGATATGCGCTACGGCGCGAGGCCCCTGCGCCGGGCGGTCGAGCGGTTGCTGGTGGATCCGTTGTCGCGATTGATCGCCTCACGGCAGATCCAAGGCGGCGATGTGCTCGAAATTGAAGCAGAGGATGACGGCCTCGCCTTTTACCGCAGCGGGATGGCGGCGGACGAAGTCGTCGCCTGA
- a CDS encoding DinB family protein has protein sequence MTRDDVFKQLSAQATTVRSEVQARFADLSAAQLNWSPEVGSWSIAQCLDHLIIANASYFPGFDRVLAGDKGSALWRYLPWVPAMWGKLLSRSVSPQTRKMKAPKGFRPSTSAIDDGILDRFDDQQGRVLDYLAKISAAGVGDVIMNSPPVPAIVYSVLDACRIVVFHEQRHLQQAARVAALPEFPGAAG, from the coding sequence ATGACTCGAGACGACGTTTTCAAGCAGTTGTCCGCCCAAGCCACGACCGTGAGAAGCGAGGTTCAGGCCCGTTTCGCCGACCTGTCGGCCGCCCAGCTCAACTGGAGCCCCGAGGTCGGGAGCTGGAGCATCGCGCAGTGTCTCGACCACTTGATCATCGCCAACGCGAGCTACTTTCCGGGTTTCGATCGCGTTCTGGCGGGTGACAAAGGCAGTGCCCTGTGGCGCTATCTGCCGTGGGTTCCGGCGATGTGGGGCAAGCTCCTGAGTCGATCCGTTTCCCCGCAGACGCGAAAGATGAAGGCTCCCAAAGGCTTTCGGCCATCGACCAGCGCCATCGACGACGGCATCCTGGACCGGTTTGACGACCAGCAGGGTCGCGTTCTCGACTATCTGGCGAAGATCTCCGCGGCGGGAGTCGGCGACGTCATCATGAATTCACCACCGGTGCCGGCGATCGTCTACAGCGTTCTCGACGCCTGTCGGATCGTCGTCTTCCACGAGCAAAGGCACCTGCAACAGGCGGCGCGAGTCGCGGCCCTGCCAGAGTTTCCTGGTGCGGCAGGTTGA
- a CDS encoding matrixin family metalloprotease, whose amino-acid sequence MKNKRFITLVTFSVLAFLVASSVSAFVLLSPRRTWNSPPTIVVDNRGLSSVADGDGGRRRTRNAIRSNAGWNGSGAGRVVWARTGSVANYRLGDGIPMLNFRDPIGVCSGSCLAATFTGYFTRRSNGTYRIFDADMVTNTAYNWASRGETCSGNEFYVEAVMVHEVGHLLGLAHTPVGNATMFASTGPCNDSPRTTASDDEAAIRNLY is encoded by the coding sequence ATGAAGAACAAGCGTTTCATCACCCTCGTCACCTTCTCCGTTCTGGCTTTCCTGGTCGCCTCCAGCGTCTCGGCCTTCGTGCTGCTGAGCCCGCGCCGCACCTGGAACAGCCCGCCCACCATCGTGGTCGACAATCGCGGCCTGTCGAGCGTCGCCGACGGTGACGGTGGTCGGCGCCGCACCCGCAACGCCATCCGTTCGAACGCCGGCTGGAACGGCTCCGGCGCCGGTCGAGTGGTCTGGGCGCGCACCGGCTCGGTGGCCAACTATCGCCTCGGCGACGGCATCCCGATGCTGAACTTCCGCGATCCCATCGGGGTTTGCTCGGGCTCTTGCCTAGCCGCCACCTTTACCGGCTACTTCACCCGCCGGTCCAACGGCACCTATCGCATCTTCGACGCCGACATGGTCACCAACACGGCCTACAACTGGGCTTCCCGCGGCGAGACCTGCAGCGGTAATGAGTTCTACGTCGAAGCGGTGATGGTGCACGAGGTAGGCCATCTCCTCGGACTGGCTCATACGCCGGTGGGCAACGCGACGATGTTCGCCTCCACCGGACCCTGCAACGACAGTCCGCGCACCACCGCGTCGGACGACGAGGCGGCGATCCGGAACCTGTATTGA
- a CDS encoding pyridoxamine 5'-phosphate oxidase family protein, translated as MTLKTERTKVRRARERGAYDRESVHSILDEGMVCHVGFVSDGQPYVIPTAYARRGDEVLIHGSIISRMMRRLQEGVDACLTVTLLDGLVLARSTFHHSMNYRSVVILGRMYKVEGDQAKLDALDALVEHLVPGRSRDARLPSPKELAATDVLTLPIDEASAKVRSGPPDDPKGDMALDYWAGVVPLARGFGEPEPDPVLREGIALPDYLKPFRRPGQEE; from the coding sequence ATGACTTTGAAAACAGAACGCACCAAAGTACGCCGTGCCCGTGAGCGCGGTGCCTACGACCGCGAATCGGTCCACTCGATTCTCGACGAGGGCATGGTCTGCCACGTCGGCTTCGTCAGCGACGGCCAGCCCTACGTCATTCCCACCGCCTATGCTCGCCGCGGCGACGAGGTCCTGATCCACGGCTCGATCATCAGCCGCATGATGCGCCGTCTCCAGGAGGGCGTCGACGCCTGTTTGACGGTGACTCTGCTCGATGGCCTGGTGCTCGCCCGGTCCACCTTCCACCACTCGATGAACTATCGCTCGGTGGTGATCCTCGGCCGTATGTACAAGGTCGAAGGAGACCAGGCCAAGCTCGACGCTCTCGATGCCCTGGTCGAGCACCTGGTGCCGGGTCGCTCGCGCGATGCCCGTCTGCCGAGCCCCAAGGAGCTGGCGGCCACCGACGTGCTCACCTTGCCGATCGACGAAGCCTCGGCCAAGGTGCGCAGTGGGCCGCCGGACGACCCCAAGGGCGACATGGCCCTCGACTATTGGGCTGGGGTCGTGCCGTTGGCGAGAGGTTTCGGGGAGCCGGAGCCGGACCCGGTTTTGCGCGAGGGCATCGCCTTGCCGGACTACCTAAAACCCTTCCGGAGGCCCGGGCAGGAAGAGTAG
- a CDS encoding MATE family efflux transporter produces the protein MRQAIAGTQEDFTTGSLGRAIGLLAVPMVLEMSMESVFAVVDIFFVARLGADAVATVGLTESVLTLVFAVAIGLSMSTTAVVARRIGEKDPEKASLTAVQAILVGIAVSFVVGVIGILFAPRILGVMGASDSVIAGGTTYTSIMTGGSITIVLLFLINAIFRGAGDAAIAMRSLWLANGINLILDPCLIFGLGPFPELGLAGAAIATNIGRGVGVTYQLYMLFRPGGRITVSRRHLRFDPEVTWRLLKVSFGGIMQFLIATSSWIGLVRILSLFGSSALAGYTIAIRVVIFALLPSWGLGNAAATLVGQNLGAGKPERAERAVWLTGFYNMAFLGSLGLIFIFFAEAVVSLFTSEAAVLPIAADCLRVMAYGYAFYAFGMVIVQAFNGAGDTNTPTVINFFCYWMLQIPLAYVLARVAGFEERGVFLAILIAEVLLTITGLLVFRLGRWKTRQV, from the coding sequence ATGCGCCAGGCCATCGCCGGCACGCAAGAAGACTTCACCACCGGAAGTCTCGGCCGAGCCATCGGTTTGCTCGCCGTTCCGATGGTTCTCGAGATGTCGATGGAGTCGGTGTTCGCCGTCGTCGACATCTTTTTCGTCGCCCGCCTGGGAGCGGACGCCGTCGCCACCGTCGGCCTGACCGAATCGGTCCTGACCCTGGTGTTCGCCGTCGCCATCGGCCTCAGCATGTCGACCACCGCGGTGGTGGCGCGCCGCATCGGAGAAAAGGACCCCGAAAAGGCATCACTGACCGCGGTCCAGGCGATTCTGGTCGGAATCGCCGTCAGCTTCGTGGTGGGCGTGATCGGAATTCTGTTCGCGCCACGCATCCTCGGCGTCATGGGTGCCAGCGACTCGGTGATCGCGGGCGGCACCACCTACACCAGCATCATGACCGGCGGCTCCATCACCATCGTGCTGCTGTTCTTGATCAACGCCATCTTTCGCGGCGCCGGCGATGCCGCCATCGCGATGCGATCCCTTTGGCTGGCGAACGGCATCAACCTGATCCTGGATCCTTGCCTGATCTTCGGCCTCGGGCCGTTTCCGGAGCTCGGGCTGGCCGGTGCGGCGATCGCCACCAACATCGGGCGCGGCGTCGGTGTGACCTACCAGCTCTACATGCTGTTTCGCCCCGGCGGACGGATCACCGTCTCCCGCCGCCACCTGCGTTTCGATCCCGAGGTCACCTGGCGTCTGCTCAAGGTCTCCTTCGGCGGCATCATGCAGTTCCTGATCGCCACCTCGAGCTGGATCGGCCTGGTGCGCATCCTGTCCCTCTTCGGCAGCTCGGCGCTGGCCGGCTACACCATCGCCATCCGAGTCGTCATCTTCGCCCTGTTGCCCTCCTGGGGTCTCGGCAATGCGGCGGCAACGCTGGTGGGACAGAACCTCGGGGCCGGCAAACCGGAGCGCGCCGAGCGCGCCGTCTGGTTGACGGGCTTCTACAACATGGCGTTCCTCGGCTCCCTGGGGCTGATCTTCATCTTCTTCGCCGAGGCCGTCGTGTCGCTGTTCACCAGCGAGGCGGCAGTGCTGCCGATCGCCGCCGACTGCTTGCGGGTGATGGCCTACGGCTACGCCTTCTACGCCTTCGGCATGGTCATCGTGCAGGCCTTCAACGGTGCCGGCGACACCAACACGCCGACGGTGATCAACTTCTTCTGCTATTGGATGCTGCAGATTCCCCTCGCCTACGTGCTGGCGCGAGTCGCGGGCTTCGAGGAGCGCGGCGTCTTCCTGGCAATTCTGATCGCCGAAGTGTTGTTGACCATCACGGGCCTGCTGGTGTTCCGCCTCGGACGCTGGAAAACGAGGCAGGTTTAG